The following proteins are encoded in a genomic region of Triticum dicoccoides isolate Atlit2015 ecotype Zavitan chromosome 1B, WEW_v2.0, whole genome shotgun sequence:
- the LOC119349577 gene encoding uncharacterized protein LOC119349577, with product MAIAETAAVVTTTTASGTAPMSPAAAKAGATIGPAARRGWLRRLVPREYLPRSRRWKPRAGVGGAAEAAGGGGVAGPSSYRRLASSLSRSLRWKRMPALPSLSLRAGSASAALDEVAFRVMYVVEAVVLGLALSCFFLCCGCHI from the coding sequence ATGGCCATCGCCGAGACGGCAGCGGTGGTGACGACGACGACGGCGTCCGGGACGGCGCCCATGTCCCCGGCCGCGGCGAAGGCCGGGGCGACGATCGGGCCGGCAGCGAGGCGCGGGTGGCTGCGCCGGCTCGTGCCGCGGGAGTACCTGCCACGGAGCCGCCGGTGGAAGCCCCGCGCTGGCGTCGGTGGCGCTGCGGAGGCCGCGGGCGGGGGCGGGGTGGCGGGCCCGTCGTCGTACCGGAGGCTGGCGTCGTCGCTGTCGCGGTCGCTCCGGTGGAAGCGGATGCCGGCGCTGCCGTCCCTCAGCCTGCGCGCCGGGTCGGCGTCGGCGGCGCTGGACGAGGTGGCGTTCCGCGTCATGTACGTCGTGGAGGCCGTCGTGCTAGGCCTCGCGCTCTCCTGCTTCTTCCTCTGCTGCGGCTGCCACATCTAG
- the LOC119349576 gene encoding uncharacterized protein ycf23-like — protein MAAPGSLGLLQAPSFAAAKCRPSRGAARAVFAVRASAGSAAAKDAVLRPFRENRALKIISGLQNFDRSNVASVVTAADKGGATHVDIACDQDLVKLALELTNLPICVSSVDPSAFQSAVDAGAQMIEIGNYDSFYDAGIEFSSEQILNLTRETRKMLPDITLSVTVPHTLSLPDQMRLAELLEEEGADIIQTEGGKCSSPTKPGVLGLIEKATPTLAAAYSISRAVSIPVMCASGLSSVTAPMAVTAGAAGVGVGSAINKLNDVVAMIAEVRSIAEALGATASRNVSEELRRVHN, from the exons ATGGCAGCGCCGGGCTCCCTAGGACTTCTCCAGGCGCCGTCCTTCGCCGCGGCCAAGTGCCGTCCGAGCCGGGGAGCGGCGCGAGCCGTGTTCGCCGTCCGGGCCTCGGCGGGTTCCGCCGCCGCCAAGGACGCCGTGCTCAGGCCCTTCCGTGAGAACAGGGCTCTCAAG ATCATTTCGGGGCTCCAGAACTTCGACAGGTCCAATGTTGCGTCCGTCGTCACGGCTGCGGATAAG GGAGGTGCTACCCATGTTGATATAGCGTGTGACCAGGACTTGGTAAAGCTTGCGCTGGAGCTTACTAACCTTCCG ATCTGTGTATCCTCTGTTGATCCTTCAGCATTCCAATCTGCGGTAGACGCCGGCGCGCAAATG ATTGAGATTGGAAACTACGACTCCTTTTACGACGCAGGCATTGAATTCTCATCTGAGCAA ATACTGAACCTGACAAGGGAGACAAGGAAGATGCTTCCAGACATCACGTTGTCAGTAACAGTTCCCCACACTCTGAGCCTCCCGGATCAG ATGAGACTTGCAGAGCTACTTGAAGAGGAAGGCGCTGATATCATCCAGACTGAAGGCGGGAAGTGTTCCAGTCCAACAAAGCCTGGTGTTCTTGGACTAATAGAAAAG GCAACACCAACATTGGCAGCTGCATACTCCATCTCCAGGGCCGTCAGCATACCGGTGATGTGCGCGTCCGGGCTAAGTTCAGTGACTGCACCAATGGCAGTAACCGCAGGAGCCGCCGGTGTG GGAGTTGGCTCTGCGATTAACAAGCTCAACGACGTCGTGGCGATGATTGCGGAGGTGAGGAGCATCGCGGAGGCTCTGGGGGCGACGGCTTCGAGGAATGTGTCCGAGGAGCTGAGAAGAGTTCACAATTAG
- the LOC119349575 gene encoding probable 3-hydroxyisobutyrate dehydrogenase-like 2, mitochondrial, with amino-acid sequence MAMEEATATATAFGFPAEVRPGATRVGWVGIGVMGGAMAARLLAAGYAVTAYARTPAKAGALVAAGARLAGSPASVAAASDVVFTMVGNPGDVRAVVLDAASGALAGLRPGGVLVDCTSSSPSLAREVAAAARAAGCHAVDCPVSGGDVGARDGTLALLAGGDEAVVAWLAPLFAQLGRPTYMGPPGSGQSSKIANQIAVAGAVVGLGESLAFAGAAGLDERLFLGAVSKGAAGSRVMDIFGERAVSRDFASGGAVRYIIKDLGMALEVGDGQEEEEEANVLPGSALYRQMFSAMSANGDGELCLQGLITVVERLNGIRK; translated from the coding sequence ATGGCGATGGAGGAGGCGACAGCGACAGCGACGGCGTTCGGCTTCCCGGCGGAGGTGCGGCCGGGGGCCACGCGGGTGGGGTGGGTCGGCATCGGGGTCATGGGCGGCGCCATGGCCGCGCGCCTCCTGGCCGCCGGGTACGCGGTGACGGCCTACGCGCGCACGCCGGCCAAGGCGGGGGCCCTGGTCGCCGCCGGAGCGCGCCTCGCGGGCTCGCCGGCCTCCGTGGCCGCGGCCTCCGACGTGGTCTTCACCATGGTCGGCAACCCCGGCGACGTCCGCGCCGTCGTCCTGGACGCCGCGTCGGGCGCGCTCGCGGGCCTCCGCCCCGGCGGCGTGCTCGTGGACTGCACCAGCTCCTCCCCGTCCCTCGCGCGCGAGGTCGCCGcggccgcgcgcgccgccggcTGCCACGCCGTGGACTGCCCCGTCTCCGGCGGCGACGTCGGCGCGCGGGACGGCACGCTCGCGCTCCTCGCCGGCGGGGACGAGGCCGTGGTGGCCTGGCTCGCCCCGCTCTTCGCGCAACTCGGCCGGCCGACCTATATGGGCCCGCCCGGCAGCGGGCAGAGCAGCAAGATCGCCAACCAGATCGCGGTGGCCGGCGCGGTGGTCGGCCTCGGCGAGTCCCTGGCCTTCGCCGGCGCCGCCGGGCTCGACGAGCGGCTGTTCCTCGGCGCGGTGTCCAAGGGCGCCGCGGGGTCGCGCGTGATGGACATCTTCGGCGAGCGCGCGGTGAGCCGCGACTTCGCGTCCGGGGGCGCCGTGCGGTACATCATCAAGGACCTCGGCATGGCGCTGGAGGTCGGcgacggccaggaggaggaggaggaggccaacgTGCTGCCTGGCTCGGCGCTGTACCGGCAGATGTTCTCGGCCATGTCGGCCAACGGCGACGGCGAGCTGTGCCTGCAGGGGCTGATCACCGTCGTCGAGCGCCTGAACGGCATCCGGAAGTAA